TGCAATAGAGATAGTAGCTAGGGAGTGGGATATGTAACAGAAACTGAAGATGATTGCTTTCCTCGTCCTGATATTTAAATGGAGGACATTTCTGCTTATCCAGTACTGAGTCGGACAATTCGGGACATTTTCTGACTTGGAGGGACACTTGGAGATGATAGTGGAGGTTAATGGTTTTGGATGTTACATGAGAGCTCTGGTCGAGTTTTAGATAAAATCCTCTCCTTCAAGccttcccactcccacctccctcttcctctctcccccagaCCAGGAGGTGTAGGCCCAGATCAGGTGGCAGTTTCCCTTCCCAGAAGTACATTGGTGAACCagttgttttttatgacaatccagaagTTTTCATGGTCACATTTCCTAGTGCCggtcccacaaatgaccagattcatccaACTCCATTTCACAAGCTGCCTTTCTGTTTATCACTCTCTTTTTCTCCTCTTTGAATTCATTTTTCAGGATATTGGAAGGGGTGATTTGTAAATATCACATCAGGATGTAACAGTCACTCGACTCATCAGAGCCAGAACATTATCAGCTTTTGAACATGGAATCAAAAAAAAAACGCTCACAATGGGGAGAAAGTGTttccgtgttctgtgtgtggacgaagcttcagccAATCATCAAACTTGTCAAAACACAAGTGTTGTCCCATgggggagaaaccgtggaaatgtggagactgtgggaagggattcaattacccgtctgagCTGCATATTCATCagcgcagtcacaccggggagagaccattcacctgttctgtgtgtgagaaaggattcactaaaTCATCTgaccttctgagacaccagcgagttcacactggggaaagaccgttcatctgctctgtgtgtcggAAAGGCTTCACAGCTTCGTACCACCTCCTGAAACACCATTGTATCCACAGTGAGGAGAGAAATGGGGAGAACATGTttccgtgttctgtgtgtggacgatgcTTCAGCCGAAAATCAAACCTGTCAAAACACAAGTGCTGTCCCAAcggggagaaactgtggaaatgtggagactgtgggaagggattcaattacccatctgagcTGCATATTCATCagcgcagtcacaccggggagagaccattcacctgttctgtgtgtgggcaaGGATTCACTAAATCATCCgaccttctgagacaccagcgagttcacaccggggagagaccattcacctgctctgtgtgtcggAAAAGCTTCACAACCTCATACGGCCTCCTGTCACACCATCGTatccacagtgaggagagacctttTCAATGTTCTTACTGTGAGAAAAACTATAAAAGGAAAAGAGATCTGTTGAGCCATAAACtcactcacaccggggagaagccgttcacctgctccatttgtgggaaaggatttgcccgTTCATTcgatctgctgacacaccaacttgttcatactgatcagaggccGTTTAAatatcctgactgtgagaagagctttaaaagccggAAGGATCTGCTGACACATAAACACACTCAAACCAGGGAGAGACCTTTCATCTGTTCTTTCTGTGGGAAAGGTTTCTCTTGGAAGTCCAACCTACTTAAGCACCAGcggagtcacactggggagaggccgttcatctgctcagtgtgtggaaagggattcattcaatCATCCCACATGGTgagacatcagcaaattcacaagtgactgcagggattggatttGGATTCTGTTAATCACATCTGGACTGAACCATCTTCACTCTGACAGCTGAAGTTTGTTGCTGCTGATATTAATAAGCCTGAAAGCTGGGGTGTGCATTGATGTTCTGTATAAATATTGATTAAATCAGCTTTGATTCAGACACTTGTGTTTTGAATATTTGGTTTCCTCAATGATAAGAGGAGACTGATTGATGTCCTGTTACTGACTGGGACATTATTATCATCTTTTCTTGCTCTGAATTATTTCTGCTCTCTGGTTCACCTTCTCCCAGATTAAACGCTGAGCTTTCACCAATCCTATCAATCTGTTGCAGACGTTGAGCGGTTGGTGAGTTTCACCTGATGTTGGTGTCACTTGCCTTTCGGAGGATTTGCCAGTTTTCTGAAATTCCAGTGTGGTTCTGTGTTGATGTAATGATCGGAGTTTCAGTTCCAATGCTGATGATGGAGGGCCTGTGCTGACAAAACCACAGCATTGTTAcagttcaggaggaggccattcggtccatcgagtctgcactgctcactgaaagaacatcctacctaatcccagtcccctgccttatccctgtaaccttgccattctttcttttcagataacaatccaattcctgtTGAAATACCTTGAAAGgagctgcctccatcaccctcttaAGATGttcgttccagactccaaccaccctctgggtgaaaacatttttcctcgcaTCACTTCTGTTCCTTTtgctaattattttgaatctgtgctctcCAGTTCTTGATGTACTCCAGAAGGGAAATAGATTTTCATTATTTACCCTGTCCACACCCCTCAGGATCATGATTCCCTCTACAAGTCTCCAATCAGCCTTCTTTTCTACATggaaaacagacccaacctctcctcatagctccagttatttatccctggaatcattcttgggaatcttctctgaactctgtactccaatgccttcatatccttcctcaagtttaaaaaaaaaatctcatgggatgtggtgttgctggctgggcatttactgcccatcagtaattgcccttgaactgagtgctttgctcagccatttcagagggcattttcagagtcaaccactttgctgtgggtctggtgtcatatGTGGGCCACACCAGGTAAAGGcaggagatttccttccctaaaggacatgagggaaccagatgggtttttatgactatcaacagtagtttcatggtcatcattagacttttaaatccagatttttcaAAACTGAATTCACattcagtggggcagcacggtagcattgtggatagcacaattgcttcacagctccagggtcccaggttcgattccagcttgggtcactgtctatctgGAATTTgcccatcctccctgtgtgtgcgtgggtttcctccgggtgctccggtttcctcccacagtccaaagaggtgcaggataggtggattggccatgataaattgcccttacggtCCAAAAttttccttagtgttgggtggggttactgggttatggggatagggtggaggtgttgaccttgggtagggtgcactttccaagagctggtgcagactcgatgggctgaatggcctccttctgcactgtaaattctatgatacattcCACCATTCCAAATACT
This portion of the Scyliorhinus torazame isolate Kashiwa2021f chromosome 5, sScyTor2.1, whole genome shotgun sequence genome encodes:
- the LOC140421700 gene encoding uncharacterized protein, which encodes MGEKPWKCGDCGKGFNYPSELHIHQRSHTGERPFTCSVCEKGFTKSSDLLRHQRVHTGERPFICSVCRKGFTASYHLLKHHCIHSEERNGENMFPCSVCGRCFSRKSNLSKHKCCPNGEKLWKCGDCGKGFNYPSELHIHQRSHTGERPFTCSVCGQGFTKSSDLLRHQRVHTGERPFTCSVCRKSFTTSYGLLSHHRIHSEERPFQCSYCEKNYKRKRDLLSHKLTHTGEKPFTCSICGKGFARSFDLLTHQLVHTDQRPFKYPDCEKSFKSRKDLLTHKHTQTRERPFICSFCGKGFSWKSNLLKHQRSHTGERPFICSVCGKGFIQSSHMVRHQQIHK